The genomic segment CGCCTACCCACGGATAGCCAGCTTTTGCAGTTGACGTTGACGTTGATTCGGCGGGTGCAGGGCTGCAAGCCCTGCCGGACACCCCTCAACGCCTGGGGGCGAGCTGCTCGAGCAGTTCCCAGGACTTCAGGCCTCGCGGCCCCAGATGATGGGCCAGTACCCGCCGCATCGGCAGCCGCAGGCTGGCCAGGTCGGCCGCCTCGGGCTCCTCGTCGGCGGCAAGCGCCAGCAGCGCCGAGCCTGTGGCCGCCGCCTGGCGCTCGCCGCCACGCTCGCTCAGCAGCCGTTGCGGCCCTTCCTGCGGGTCCAACGCATAGCGTGCAGCCGGGTCGACCGGCTGGCCGTCGCTGGCGCTGTCCAGTTCGAAACCCAGGCCCAGCGCCGACAGCAGTTCGCGTTCGAAACGACGCAGGGTCCAGGCCAGGCCGGCACCGACCGCCAGCCGCGCGCGCGCCTCACCGTAGGCGAGGTACAGCTCCGGCAACGGGTCCTGGCGAGGGGCCAGGCGCAGGGTCAGTTCACTCAGGTAGAAACCGGCCAGCATCGCCTGGCCAACCAATCGCGGCGCGGCATCCAGCGCCTCGGCAGCGCGCAGTTGCGCCAGTTCACCCCTCTGCTGGGCGCTGAAACGGATCCACTGCAACGGCTGCAGGGCAGCGCGCAGCACCTGCCCCTTCGCCGTTGAAACACCGCGCGCGAGCAGGCCGATGCGGCCATGCTGCGCGCTCAATACCTCCACCAGCAGGCTGGTCTCGCGATAGGCCCGTGCATGCAGCACGAAGCCGGTGTCGTCCTCGATCATCATCGAAGCGACCGGGTCGGCCTACTCGTAGCCGAAGGCCTTCAGCGCGGCCTCGTCATCGGACCAGCCTTCACGCACGCGCACCCAGGTTTCCAGGAACACCTTGGCCCCGAACAGGCGCTCCATCTGCAGGCGGGACTTGGCACCGATCTCCTTCAGGCGCGCACCACCCTTGCCGATCACGATGGCCTTCTGGCCTTCGCGCTCGACCCAGATCACCGCACCGATGCGCAGCAGGTTGCCGTCTTCGGTGAAGCGCTCGATTTCCACCGTGGTGGCGTACGGCAGTTCTTCGCCGAGCTGGCGCATCAGCTGCTCGCGCACCAGTTCGCCAGCCAGGAAACGCTGGCTGCGGTCGGTGATCTCGTCCTCGCCGAACATCGGCGGGGCTTCCGGCAGCAGCTTCAGCACGTCGCGCACCAGCGCTTCCAGGCCATTGCGCTTCTGTGCGGAAATCGGATGCACGGCGGCGAAGTCGCGGCCTTCGGTCACCTGCTGCAGGAACGGCAGCAGCGCGCCCTTTTCCTTCAGGCGATCGATCTTGTTGACCACCAGCACCACCGGGATGCCGGCATCGCGCAGCACGTTGAAGGCCAGGCTGTCTTCTTCGTCCCAGCGCCCGGCTTCGATCACCAGCAGGCCGGCGTCGACGCCTTCCAGCGAGCCACGCGCGGCGCGGTTCATCACCCGGTTCATCGCCCGCTTCTGCACCTTGTGCAGGCCGGGGGTGTCGACCAGCACCAGCTGGCCTTCCGGATACGTGGCGATGCCCAGCAGGCGATGGCGCGTGGTCTGCGGGCGGTTGGAGACGATGCTGACCTTGGCGCCGACCAGGGCATTGGTCAGGGTCGACTTGCCCACGTTCGGGCGGCCGATGACGGCCACGCTGCCGCAATGATGGGGAGTTTGTTCGCTCACTTGGAATCCAGTTGTTCTAGGACGGCCGCAGCCGCCTGTTGTTCGGCAAGCCGCCGCGAGGCGCCTTCGCCCTCGGTGCTGGCGGCCGGGTCAGCTACGTTGCAGCGTACCCGGAAGTGTTTGGCGTGGTCGTCACCGGATTCTGACACCAGTTCGTACTGCGGCAACGCCTTCTGTCGGGCCTGCAGCCATTCCTGCAGGCGGGTCTTGGGGTCCTTCTCGGGCCGGCCGGAGGCCGGCAGTGCCTCGATCGACGCGCTGAACCAGGGCAGTACCACCGCCCGGCAGGCCTCGAAACCGGCATCCAGGTAGATCGCGGCCACCACGGCTTCCACCGCGTCGGCCAGGATCGAGTCGCGGCGATGACCGCCGGACTTCATTTCGCCAGGGCCCAGCGTCAGCCGCTCGCCCAGTTCCAGGCTGCGCCCGATCACCGCCAGCGCGCCTTCACGCACCAGCTCGGCGCGGGCACGGGTCATCGCGCCTTCGTCGGCCTTCGGCCAGCGCCGGTACAACGCCTCGGCCGCCATCATGTTGACGATGCTGTCGCCGAGGAACTCCAGGCGCTCGTTGTGCGGCGCACCCGCACTGCGATGGGTCAGCGCCTGCTTGAGCAGGGCCGCATCGCGGAAGGGATGACCGATCAGGTCGCTACGTTGGATGAATTTACTGGGCACCGCTTCGTGTCAGGTCCTGGGAAGAATCAAAATTGCCAACCACATCGAGGTTGCCGATCAGCGGACGACGTACTTCGTAGTTGACCTTGAGGGTCCAGCCGTTGTCGCGACGATCGAACTTCACATTGGCCGGCTTCACGTTGTCCGAGTAGTTGATGTACAGGCGCTTGAAGAACAGGTCCTGGATGCGGGCCGGTTCCATGTTGCCCACGCCCGGCTCGTTGGCCAGGCTCTTCATCGCCGAGCGCACCGCGTAGTACTCCTGGTACATCGGGAACA from the Stenotrophomonas maltophilia genome contains:
- the recO gene encoding DNA repair protein RecO, with product MMIEDDTGFVLHARAYRETSLLVEVLSAQHGRIGLLARGVSTAKGQVLRAALQPLQWIRFSAQQRGELAQLRAAEALDAAPRLVGQAMLAGFYLSELTLRLAPRQDPLPELYLAYGEARARLAVGAGLAWTLRRFERELLSALGLGFELDSASDGQPVDPAARYALDPQEGPQRLLSERGGERQAAATGSALLALAADEEPEAADLASLRLPMRRVLAHHLGPRGLKSWELLEQLAPRR
- the era gene encoding GTPase Era; the encoded protein is MSEQTPHHCGSVAVIGRPNVGKSTLTNALVGAKVSIVSNRPQTTRHRLLGIATYPEGQLVLVDTPGLHKVQKRAMNRVMNRAARGSLEGVDAGLLVIEAGRWDEEDSLAFNVLRDAGIPVVLVVNKIDRLKEKGALLPFLQQVTEGRDFAAVHPISAQKRNGLEALVRDVLKLLPEAPPMFGEDEITDRSQRFLAGELVREQLMRQLGEELPYATTVEIERFTEDGNLLRIGAVIWVEREGQKAIVIGKGGARLKEIGAKSRLQMERLFGAKVFLETWVRVREGWSDDEAALKAFGYE
- the rnc gene encoding ribonuclease III; protein product: MPSKFIQRSDLIGHPFRDAALLKQALTHRSAGAPHNERLEFLGDSIVNMMAAEALYRRWPKADEGAMTRARAELVREGALAVIGRSLELGERLTLGPGEMKSGGHRRDSILADAVEAVVAAIYLDAGFEACRAVVLPWFSASIEALPASGRPEKDPKTRLQEWLQARQKALPQYELVSESGDDHAKHFRVRCNVADPAASTEGEGASRRLAEQQAAAAVLEQLDSK
- a CDS encoding DUF4845 domain-containing protein, which encodes MKTMNTQRGMTLTSFLTVLIVVGFFLYIGMKLFPMYQEYYAVRSAMKSLANEPGVGNMEPARIQDLFFKRLYINYSDNVKPANVKFDRRDNGWTLKVNYEVRRPLIGNLDVVGNFDSSQDLTRSGAQ